The Methanofollis sp. genome has a window encoding:
- a CDS encoding molybdopterin dinucleotide binding domain-containing protein, which translates to MRFLFNTGRTAAQGIGLDRKAGAEYAEATSRCLMNPVDMMDLDVEAGDHLLVRGPAGEVALSVVPVEGTPRGMVFVPLGPYANHILGGETHGTGMPDFKTMTVEIEPTEREVPTVADLMEEIGGAAYSPEEMP; encoded by the coding sequence ATGAGGTTCCTCTTCAACACCGGCAGGACGGCGGCGCAGGGCATCGGGCTCGACAGGAAGGCCGGGGCAGAGTATGCCGAAGCGACCTCCCGCTGCCTGATGAACCCGGTCGATATGATGGACCTCGACGTCGAGGCCGGGGACCACCTCCTTGTGAGGGGACCGGCGGGCGAGGTCGCCCTCTCGGTCGTCCCGGTCGAGGGGACGCCCCGCGGCATGGTCTTCGTCCCTCTCGGCCCCTATGCAAACCATATCCTCGGGGGCGAGACCCACGGGACAGGGATGCCTGACTTCAAGACCATGACAGTCGAGATCGAACCGACGGAGAGAGAGGTGCCGACCGTGGCCGACCTGATGGAAGAGATCGGCGGGGCGGCCTATTCCCCGGAGGAAATGCCATGA